The sequence TGTTCATTATAGCCATCTGCGTCCCTTAGAGAAAGCTTACAATCATCTTGTGCAGCTTCTATTAATCAACATATCATCTATAAGGTACGGGACTTCCCATATTTTCCATTCACAGAGCTGGTGGTCCAAAATGATCCAAATTAATGTGAAGTTGGCTGAACCTTCATTTGCCTTGAGAAGCAGGTTCAATTTCTCCAAAAAGAAGCCCTTAGTTGAAACTCATATGTGAAGGGCTATTGAGATGGCAAGCTCTCAGTTCTGTCCCAGATGTAGCAGAATGGTTCTTCATTGTGATGACTGACAAGTCATGGGGTTCGCGATCTGTAAACTGGGCTTCTGTGAAACTTCTCTCAAGCCTTGATTCTAGTCAGATGAGCCAACACTTATGTTTCAACAGTTTTGAGATCATTTGGTGCATCCCTTGACCAAATGTCAGGACAGACTGTTGTCATGGGTTTAACACCGACCTTAACCATATCAGCATAGAGCATCATGGCATTCAAGACATAGCCAAGCATGCACTGTCCACGAATCAGTAGTGAGTAAGTGAAGCTATCGGGCACCATACCAGATTCTCTCATGCAAGAGAAGAACTTACCAGCTTCACGGTATTGGCCATCTAAATAAAGACCATATATCAAGGTCATGTATGTCACACTGTTTGGGATTGAATGGTCTTCCTCAGTTGTGGAGTTCGATAAACAGGTACGAATGTCAGCATGCTTCTTCTGCCCTGAGTGCTTCATGAAGATCATGACTGCATCTTGAATCCTATTCTCTCTGCAGAGACCATCAACAAGAACTGACACTGTGACTGAATTAGGAGAAATGCCtttctccgccatctccttctgTAACCTAAAAGCAGCATTGATGTCACCATCCTTGGCATGGCCATGAATCAGAGCCGTGTATGTCAACACATTAGGTTCAACCCCTTTGGCTATCATCTCCGTGTATATAGCCATTGCTATTTCCATCTTCCCTTTCTTTGAATGCCCATCTATCAAGGAGGAGTATGTCACCACATTGGGCTCAATTCCAACCTCACTCATTATTGTGCATGTTGCCAGGGCTTCAGCTAGATTTCCATTCTTGCAGTACTCATCAATTAGCGCGTTGTATGCAGCTGCATTAAGATTAATACCAGATTGCTGCATTGCTTCAAGAAACCTGGCCGCTACCTTCACTTGACCTCCAGAACAGAGGCCTCTTACAACTATGCTGCAGGTGAACTCATCTGGGCACAAACCTAGGCGAGTCATGTCCTCATAAACTGTTAATGCTTCTTGTGAATCACCAGACCTGAAAGCTCCATCAATCAAGCTGTTGTACACGGGCACAGTGGGAGCAACTCCATACCtgtgcatgtcaagaaaaatattTTTTGCATCACTTGTTCTGTTCACCTGGAAGAAACCGTCAATCAGCGTTGTAAAGATCACAGCATTGGGAACAAGACCACTCTTCAGCAGTTCCTGGTACAACGTGAGTGCCCTCTTGATACCATCTCTCTTGCAGTGGCTGCTCATCAGTGCATTGTATGTGTAATGGTTGGGTCGCATCCCTGTTTCCTTCATGGTAAGGAACAGCCGCTCAGCCTCGGCAATGCAGCCCTCGTCACAAAGTGCGGATATCATCGTCGAGTAAGTGACCACATTTGGACCAATCAGTCTCGCCAACATCTGCTTCCAGACCTCCCGAGCCTTCGCCACAGCACCCTCATGCCGGCACGCGTTGATGAGCGTGTTGTACGTCACCACGGTCGGCGCCATCCCCCGGCTCAGCATTTCGTCGAACAGCTTCCAGACGCGGTCGAACCTGTGGGCTTTCACCAGCACGTCGAGGATCGCGTTGCAGGCGGGCAGCGCCGGCAGCGTCGGCAGGCGGTGGAAGACGGACAGCGCCTCGTCGTGGAGCGCCATCTGGGAGAGAGCGATGACGAGCACCCCGAGCGCGGGGCCAGGGGAGCTGGAGGTGGAGGCGAGCGCGGCGAAGGCGGCAGCGCCCGGGCGCGCGCCGGGGGAGGAGGCCTGGACGAGGGATTTCGTCAAACGGATGGCGTGCGCAAAGTTCTTGGCCGCGGCCGAGCcgtggacggcggcggcgaggtgggcgGCGCGGTCCCTTGAGGTAGCCGGGGTGGcagcggctacggcggcggcggaggaggacaggcagcggtggtgcgtggcgaggggccggcggcgggaggagaggaTGAGGCGGAGTGGTGGCGAGAGTGGCATGGGGTTGGCATTGGCGAGGCGGCAAATCTGTACTGCTCTGCTGCTCCTGTTGGTCTGGGGAATTTGACTGACTGGGTTTGCCACCATAGAGCGCCGCAAGGGTTTTCTCGGTGAGCTTGTTGAGCGTTGGTACGGTTGGGCTAGGAGCATTCAGCAGATTCAGCTCGATGCAGCATTTTTTTTTTGAAGGGCTCGATGCCGTTGGTTTTCCTACCAGAATCACCATGTAAATTTTGTAAAAAAAAGGCAGTACCGTTAGTACAATGATTTTGACTGAAATGACCACTCTAACACAGTTGTTATCCTGTCCTCAGTCGGCGTAATTTTTTACCCGCGGTTCGGCGGCAGCCCCACACCTTCTTCCTGCCGTTCGGCGGCGCCACCCCTTCCGCCGCGCAGCTTCAAAGTGCTCGATGACTTGCCATAAGGTAAAAAGAATCAACCTTTTTCATAGATTTCATTTTTGGAAACAATTTATCCCTCACGTCTAAATCATGAATCATTTTTGTCATTGCATCCTTGCGTTAAGATCTTCAAAACTACTGCCATTGTAACTGTTTATAAAATGTTTTTAGATTCTATGACAGTGTCAAGACTCATATCAAGTTACAGAGAGAGTAGATCTCAGTTGATAGATTTTGAGAACCATGCTTCAAAACTGGCATGTGTTTCAAAATTGTACTAATTGTGTTTCAGTTTTGAGAAGCACAGTTTATGCTTTAATGCGAGAAACATAATTATGCTGGTCCCATGGGgacttagcatgacgacttcctgactgtctactataacaatgtTTGTCCGACTCCAATGAGGGAGGGACGATGACGACGGCGCATCTTCGGCTCGCtatagtgcttgtagtcgtcgctaggtggtctacattGACAGTTGATGatagatcggaagttttctcgTAAAAAAAAGACATAAAGTTGAAGGGGCATCTTCCGCTTCTGGAAGGGAGATCTAGGACCAGCACCTATGCCACAAATATGCGGAGGAGATCTTTTGTTTAAGTAAAAGTTTGAGACTTATTGGTTGGAGGTGAAGGAATTGATCCATAGAGGGAAGGTCAAAAGATaatacctccagaaaaaatcattttTCTCAAGCAAAAGATTAATTGAACGAGATAGCGGTGGCGGTGATGCCTCATAGGAGaagtgacgacgatgatgatgtgtGCTGTCTTGTCAAAGCCCTCAGCGGTTGTGATGATTTTTGTTCGATTCTCCACAATTAACTGGGCAATCTAATTTTCGCTCGGTTTTTCCTAATTAACTGAGCAACTCAATGCAGGATAACTTCTATTTAAAAAAGTACAAATAAACATATATTATATTTTCTTTTCATACGTTCCAATATTTCCCACCCCATAAATCCTCACCCTATGCACTGCTACAAATTCCCACGGCAACGCCGGGGAGGCATTAGTAGCTTCAATTATATTTTTCCCCACAAAAAAGAACTTCAATTATATTTTGAAACGAAAGAAGCAAGAGGAAACATCTCATCAACCATTAATTTGTCCACCTCTCCCCATCCCCGGACGTCCCACCCGGTTGAAATGTGCACAGACGGATTCCCTTCCCGTCCTGGCAAACTCGCCGCCCCGCCCGACAGGGGCGAAAGCTACACCCTTGGACCATTCCAACACCCCGCTCCACACGCGATGCACTTCACCTCTCGTCCCGACCACTATTCCACGGTCCAAACACTGAACCACATCACCCTTCCCTCGCCGCCGTTGGTCCCCGTAGACCCTGACCGCCGTGCCGTTGACCGACCGGCGTAGGACGGCTCCAGTTCCACGGCCGTGGAGCCCGCCGTGACTTCCTTGGTTCGGCACGTCCACATCGCcgtcctccctctctctcttctccgTGGTATAAACAAACCACCAGCAGAGATCGCGCTACCTTCCATTGCCGCTCTTTTGTCCGTTGGGCGTGTTTGTTTCCCCGGCAGGCGGATCCTCCTGGTGCCTCCAGAAGGCATATATATATATCCGCTCTCGCCGCGCCAACGCCGAGAGGGATGCGCCATTCGTGGGCCGGTGAACCCTGAGCGCGCGGCGGCTCCATCCACCGATCACAGGAACCACCGTATATCCGGTAATTTCTTTCATCCAACCCATGCGCATCTTCTCCCCTCCCCTTCAGTCCTTCGTGCTTCTTTTTTTCTGTATACAAACTCGTCGCATTTCGTCTGTTACGGCTGCAGCTATTGTTGTTAGCCATGAGTTCCTCTGCTCGCAAATCAGCAGTTTATCCATCTCTTTTTTTATGGATGAGAAACCGGCAATTCACTGATATAAGCTGCGACCAAGTGTTCTTGGTTCCATCCACAGCCTAATGAAACTGGCCGAAAATGAAAATTTCTACTGAAAATACTACTACTAGTTAGGTTTTCTGAAAATAAATGTGGTAAGGGCTTCTTTCTTCGCAATTGGGACCCGTTTAGGTGGAATGGTGATCAGTCACTGCTCATTATAAGAAGATTAAGGttgtcaaattttacagtactctTTAGATTAATAAACCAATCCCTTCACTTGGAAACAACTGCCTCTGTTCATCTGTCTGCTCTTCGTCTCAGCTTTGATTTGGAGAATTCTACAGATGTAGTACAGTACTATGTACTATTTTCTGTCATCTTAGTTGGACTATCTCAGCCTAGGCACAAACTCGACTCATTTGgcttttattactacctccgtctcggtgaataagtcattcgcgtagttctaggtcgacgatttaactatctaaatatgtattatatgtaataaaatatatatatttagaaactacatccgtgtagaaatctagtgatatacttttcatgacatataacatatatttaattgctcaaatcgatgacctagaactacgtggatgacttattcacctagacggaggtagtagtattaGTTGCTCATCTATTACCGTTGGGTCAGGATTCAAAGCGAATAGTTGGAAGTTGGAACTTTCTGCACCAATTATTGCTATCGTTTGAATAATCCTGCTTGGACTTTCAGACCAACACCGCAAAGTCTCGTGCTTACAAGAAACAACACTCCACCATTATTATCCGCTATTCACACTGAACTGAACAAAACAGTCGAGCTTTTCTTTTATCCTTTTTACGGTTAGAATGGGACAGTTGAGAGAAACAGATGGTTGTTCTACATAAGAGTGAGCATCAAATATCAAATATATTTTTCTATTTTGAAGATATCATAAAATGGATTCACTGTTGCTATTCTTAGCTCCTCGTACGAAAAGATTTGCCTTCTAGTTGTCCGAGCTCAAGGTACGTGTTTATCTTGAGTAAGCATCACCTATATTTCTCCCAAAACAAAAATTCAGGATAACCTGTACTCCACTAACATACTGCTGATTCAATCTCTTTCTAGTACGAAAACTAGTCACGGCAAAATAAGTTTACATACTTATCAGTTTACTAGCAATATAAAAAAGTTAAAATTCAAATTCATTCTATGTTAAGATAGAAAAAAAAGACAAAACCATTAAAGATGATGAATATCGATAGTTTCTATGCATGTAAGGGTCATCGTTTCGTGATGTCATTTTGGTGGTGTTTATATGGTTATAATTTGTTGCAATCTTGGAGTACTGTAAACTTCTAACCTCCATGCCCTCTCCAGTTCTAAAGTTAATGCAACTGTTTCTCCAGGATAACAAAAATTTGTTCCAGTAGCAGAGATGGTTCATCATATATCTGACGAGGCAGCAGATGAACCTAGCATCACCACACAGACACCCCCCAATGACCCATCTCAAGCACCGCTGGTGTACAAAGTGGGCTATCCCCCTCCGAAGAACTTGGCCACAGAGTTTACAGAAACATTGAGGGAGACTTTCTTCCACGACAACCCGCTGCGTCAGTATAAGGGCCAATCCAGACCGAGGAGGTTCATGATGGGGCTGGAGTTCTTGTTTCCTATATTTGGGTGGGGTAGGGATTACAGTCTCAACAAGTTCAAAGGCGATCTGATTGCCGGACTGACCATCGCAAGTCTCTGTATTCCTCAGGTATCATCAAGGATGACTAGCCCACCTTGGCTTTTTTTACTACTTATTAAAAACCGTGCCTGACATTGAATGTTGGACTCTGATAGGACATTGGCTATTCGAAGCTTGCTAATCTGGATCCGCAGTATGGGCTTTGTAAGTTTCTCCTCTTGACTCTGTTGTGGAGATTTGATGCGAAACATTTAAGCTTGCTTTGCTATCATGATTTACTTTCGTTAGTTGGTTTCAGACTCCAGCTTCATTCCTCCATTGATCTATGCTGCAATGGGTAGCTCAAGGGATATAGCGATTGGTCCAGTTGCTGTGGTTTCTCTTTTGATAGGTTCACTTCTACAAGCTGAGGTTGACCATGTCAAAAACAAGGAGGAATACATGCGCCTCGCTTTCACGGCAACCTTCTTCGCTGGTATCACTCAAGCAGCCTTAGGATTTCTAAGGTATAATATGCAAACCTATAGTAAAAGCTTGCACATAATGTAGGTGCGTTGGACTAAGAGTTGGTAATTTTTTCAGGTTAGGATTCCTTATAGAGTTCTTGTCGCATGCTGCGATTGTCGGATTCATGGGGGGAGCTGCCATTACTATTGCCCTGCAGCAGCTGAAATACGTGTTGGGCATCGCAAACTTTACAAGGAAAACCGACATAGTTTCTGTCATGGAATCTGTCTGGAGATCAGTTCATCACGGGGTACGTATCTCATATACTTAGCAGTAACATGTCGATTTTATATCTTGGTCAGAACATCATGCGCTGCATTTTTTGGAATTATAAAAGCATCATTGTAATTCCTAGAACTTAAAAATATTTTCATTATTAATAGAAGTACATCATGCCATGTCGATATGGAAATAACTTATCTGGGAAAAAAAATATCTCTTTGCAAGTGCTGAAGTGTTTTTAGATGTTTGGAGCTCATTTGTCATATTCATTTGGAAGCGGGTGGGTGAATTTGTTCCCCTCTTTTTTGTGGTCTTCCCGCGTCAGGAAGGGATTAGCATAGGCTAAAGATAGTACTACTGCCTGTGTGAGTTATCTAAAGTATACTGACAAGGAGATGCTTGTATATGCAGTGGAACTGGCAGACAATTGTGATTGGCGTATCTTTCCTGGTTTTCCTTCTGTTTGCGAAGTACATCGTAAGAATTTCTTTTTCCTTGTATGTTTACAACACATTTAACATTTAAAAAATTATATATCCACTAAGGATGTTTCATTTACAcagggaaagaagaaaaggaagctttTCTGGGTGCCAGCTATTGCTCCTATAATTTCAGTGATTCTagcaacattttttgtatacattactCGTGCCGACAAGCAAGGAGTTCAGATAGTAAGTGACTAAGTTAGTAAAATTAGGGCACAGTGATATGGACCATACACTGTTTGTCATGGATTAAAATTTTGACTTGGTCATCAGGTGAAGCACATTGAACAGGGAATCAACCCATCATCAGTACACAAGATTTATTTCACCGGCCCAtttgttgcaaaaggtttcaaGATCGGTGTTGTTTGCGGCATAGTTGGTTTGACAGTATGTATGCTGATATGAACACATATTTGTTTTTCCTGTCATGTGCATCTCCAGATTTCTCATCAATCTGTGTGTGACTACTTCATCAGGAAGCTGTAGCTATTGGAAGGACATTTGCTGCTATGAAGGACTACCAGTTAGATGGAAACAAGGAGATGGTAGCACTTGGAACCATGAACATAGTAGGCTCAATGACATCTTGCTATGTCACAACAGGTAGCTCCACCCTTTTTTGCCGAGCAGAGCTGACAGTAAACTGTCTGGAAAATACAGTGCCAAAATCTATATCCTGTATTTTCTTTTTCAGGTTCTTTCTCACGTTCGGCAGTTAACTTCATGGCTGGCTGCAAGACTCCTGTATCCAATGTGGTTATGTCAGTAGTGGTTCTTCTTACCTTGTTGGTCATCACACCGCTATTCAAATATACACCGAATGCAATCCTAGGGTCGATCATTATTTCTGCGGTGATCGGCCTTGTGGACTACGAAGCAGCAATTCTCATCTGGAAAGTTGACAAATTGGACTTCATTGCTTGCATGGGAGCTTTTTTCGGTGTTGTTTTTGTATCCGTTGAGATTGGCCTCTTGATTGCTGTAAGGACCAACCATTATCTTTGATGTAAAAATAATAACATGTCCATGTCTTTTTGTGGAGACATAAGTAGAACTTACTTGTTGTTCTGAATATTACCAGGTAGCAATCTCATTTGCCAAAATACTTCTTCAAGTAACAAGGCCAAGGACAGCCCTACTTGGAAACCTTCCCGGCACCACTATATACCGGAACATCAGCCAGTATCCAGAAGCAAAACTTACTCCTGGGGTGGTGATTGTGAGGGTTGATTCTGCTATTTATTTTTCCAACTCTAATTACGTCCGAGAAAGGTAAAGATGGTAAATTTATCACACATTATGTTTTTTGAATTTGAAGAATGGTAGAATACACATGAATTCAGTAACTTCAGCCTCATAGGCCTGATATCTGGTGCTCCATGGCAGAATTCTTAGGTGGCTGACAGACGAAGAAGACAGAGCTAAAGCAGTGGGATTGCCTAAAATCAGTTTCCTGATTGTGGAAATGTCGCGTAAGTAGAATTATATGTTGGTCTCAGAAATTTCAAACTACAGTACCTTTTTTTCAATCATTGTACTGATGCAGTCCGGTGAAAAATGCTGGTGCAGCGGTCATCGACATCGATACAAGCGGCATACATGCTCTTGAAGATCTATACAAGAATCTTCAGAAAAGAGATATGCAGGTACACCCATTCAAGCTACCACATACACTTTCTAAAAACTAATAATCTTGTTTCACTTGGCAGCTGATAATGTTGTTTTGTATTGTGTGTTTTGGCAGCTCATTCTGTCGAATCCTGGTTCCGTCGTCATAGAAAAACTGCAAGCGTCGAAGCTCACCGAGCACATTGGAAGCAGCAATATATTCCTCGCGGTCTCTGACGCTGTGCGATTCTGTACGACGAAGTCGATGCAGGAACCGTGAGCGAAGTAGTTCGGAGGAATGGCTGGTGTTGAGAATAGTTTTGGTGCTCCCTGTGATCTAAGCTGGGCAGCGCAATATGATGTGGCTTTGTGGCCAATGTAGAAACATATAATAAGTTAAGGCAATCACCGGAGCTTCTCCGGTTTACTAAATACTACTCCCCCTGTTCACCACTATAAGATGTTCTAACCTTTTTTCTGAATCAGATGTATATAGCCGTCTATTAGTGCATTTATTCACTCATTTCAGTTCATAtgcagtccatattgaaatatccaaaacatcttataataatgaacggagggagtagaagataaaGTTTAGAAGTGCTCCTCTACTGAGTGTGAACGAAGTAAATTCTGGAACTCATGGCAGATCTTCCTCAAGTATGTACAGATATACTACATAAAGGATCAACGTGGGATCTCAGTGCATTTCTTTTTCTTGATCAAAAGAGAGGCCTCCCTCTCCAATTTCATTAAGGCTTTGTTCGGTTAAGAGGTTTAAATCCCCCTCAAACCCCTTCaatccactcggattcacccgcaaccgaacaaggcctaagagAAACCAAGGTTCACAACTACTACTAGGGTTTTTGTTACCCCACACACGACATACTATCTTACATGACTGGGGATTACGGCGAACCCCAGCCCAGCACCTCAAAGGATCATGCAAGATCCCAAAATAGAAGCAGAGCACAcaccagctgaaccggggcacccACACAACATTTCAGATACTAGGGTGCAACATACAGTAGTTGGCATCAAAGGC comes from Triticum aestivum cultivar Chinese Spring chromosome 5B, IWGSC CS RefSeq v2.1, whole genome shotgun sequence and encodes:
- the LOC123112137 gene encoding pentatricopeptide repeat-containing protein At5g61400, which encodes MLLAQPYQRSTSSPRKPLRRSMVANPVSQIPQTNRSSRAVQICRLANANPMPLSPPLRLILSSRRRPLATHHRCLSSSAAAVAAATPATSRDRAAHLAAAVHGSAAAKNFAHAIRLTKSLVQASSPGARPGAAAFAALASTSSSPGPALGVLVIALSQMALHDEALSVFHRLPTLPALPACNAILDVLVKAHRFDRVWKLFDEMLSRGMAPTVVTYNTLINACRHEGAVAKAREVWKQMLARLIGPNVVTYSTMISALCDEGCIAEAERLFLTMKETGMRPNHYTYNALMSSHCKRDGIKRALTLYQELLKSGLVPNAVIFTTLIDGFFQVNRTSDAKNIFLDMHRYGVAPTVPVYNSLIDGAFRSGDSQEALTVYEDMTRLGLCPDEFTCSIVVRGLCSGGQVKVAARFLEAMQQSGINLNAAAYNALIDEYCKNGNLAEALATCTIMSEVGIEPNVVTYSSLIDGHSKKGKMEIAMAIYTEMIAKGVEPNVLTYTALIHGHAKDGDINAAFRLQKEMAEKGISPNSVTVSVLVDGLCRENRIQDAVMIFMKHSGQKKHADIRTCLSNSTTEEDHSIPNSVTYMTLIYGLYLDGQYREAGKFFSCMRESGMVPDSFTYSLLIRGQCMLGYVLNAMMLYADMVKVGVKPMTTVCPDIWSRDAPNDLKTVET
- the LOC123112138 gene encoding sulfate transporter 1.2, yielding MVHHISDEAADEPSITTQTPPNDPSQAPLVYKVGYPPPKNLATEFTETLRETFFHDNPLRQYKGQSRPRRFMMGLEFLFPIFGWGRDYSLNKFKGDLIAGLTIASLCIPQDIGYSKLANLDPQYGLYSSFIPPLIYAAMGSSRDIAIGPVAVVSLLIGSLLQAEVDHVKNKEEYMRLAFTATFFAGITQAALGFLRLGFLIEFLSHAAIVGFMGGAAITIALQQLKYVLGIANFTRKTDIVSVMESVWRSVHHGWNWQTIVIGVSFLVFLLFAKYIGKKKRKLFWVPAIAPIISVILATFFVYITRADKQGVQIVKHIEQGINPSSVHKIYFTGPFVAKGFKIGVVCGIVGLTEAVAIGRTFAAMKDYQLDGNKEMVALGTMNIVGSMTSCYVTTGSFSRSAVNFMAGCKTPVSNVVMSVVVLLTLLVITPLFKYTPNAILGSIIISAVIGLVDYEAAILIWKVDKLDFIACMGAFFGVVFVSVEIGLLIAVAISFAKILLQVTRPRTALLGNLPGTTIYRNISQYPEAKLTPGVVIVRVDSAIYFSNSNYVRERILRWLTDEEDRAKAVGLPKISFLIVEMSPVIDIDTSGIHALEDLYKNLQKRDMQLILSNPGSVVIEKLQASKLTEHIGSSNIFLAVSDAVRFCTTKSMQEP